The following proteins are encoded in a genomic region of Necator americanus strain Aroian chromosome II, whole genome shotgun sequence:
- a CDS encoding hypothetical protein (NECATOR_CHRII.G6567.T1), which translates to MIQERKAQLDKDVEALKSDREKSADREKKLDPKLKVRINEKNCVLYETNDAPTLDEQDENEENAVGDLY; encoded by the exons ATGATACAG GAAAGAAAGGCACAATTAGATAAAGACGTCGAAGCTTTGAAGTCTGATCGGGAAAAATCAGCCGATCGAGAGAAGAAGCTTGATCCAAAACTGAAA GTACGAATAAATGAGAAGAACTGTGTCCTATACGAAACGAATGACGCACCAACCCTCGACGAGCaggatgaaaatgaagaaaatgctgTGGGAGATCTCTATTAG
- a CDS encoding hypothetical protein (NECATOR_CHRII.G6575.T1), producing MVEQQSRPAVVEMREITSSSFSFINNRVNTIRTNVLSAILRYVPSNLNAADIGSRGLAVEDLLYSKLWFNGPKFLLDQEETSPEDITDPASNHGEVVDCFLTSDTDPAHIPLFDALQFSSWLQLLNTVIIILLFVVKESSKAKHRFSDKRNRLLSIA from the coding sequence ATGGTCGAACAGCAAAGTCGCCCTGCAGTGGTCGAAATGCGAGAAATCACTTCcagttcattttcattcatcaaCAACCGAGTGAACACTATACGAACAAACGTTCTATCGGCCATATTACGCTACGTCCCCAGTAACCTGAACGCAGCAGACATAGGAAGCAGAGGACTGGCAGTAGAAGACCTTCTATATTCCAAGTTGTGGTTCAATGGACCAAAATTTCTTCTCGATCAAGAAGAAACGTCGCCAGAAGATATTACTGATCCCGCTTCTAACCACGGAGAAGTTGTTGACTGCTTCCTTACGTCTGACACCGATCCCGCACATATTCCACTGTTCGATGCATTACAATTCAGCTCATGGTTACAACTTCTCAACACTGTGATAATCATCTTGCTCTTCGTCGTCAAGGAATCCTCAAAGGCAAAACACCGTTTCTCTGACAAGAGGAACCGACTACTTTCTATCGCATAA
- a CDS encoding hypothetical protein (NECATOR_CHRII.G6572.T2), which produces MMSRTTLGSGIDCSNSTFPYLFIRIILAYSMYTNGLDILRTTKKEGEVDCLHGIRFLSMCWIILGHTYYYIGTSLTTDNLIPTLINFPRRFYTQVIVQAPLAVDSFFLLSGMLASYIFFKKLIKDKTIRNVQNPLMWVVIYIKRYTR; this is translated from the exons atgatgagcagaaccacgctGGGTTCCGGAATCGACTGCTCCAACTCTACGTTTCCCT ATCTATTCATACGTATAATACTTGCCTACTCAATGTATACAAACGGATTGGATATATTGCGAACaactaaaaaagaa GGCGAAGTAGACTGCCTTCATGGGATTAGATTTCTGAGCATGTGCTGGATTATTCTTGGTCACACTTATTATTACATTGGAACAAGCCTAACCACCG ATAACCTTATTCCAACTTTGATCAATTTTCCAAGACGTTTTTACACACAAGTAATTGTGCAAGCTCCTCTTGCAGTAGACTCCTTCTTCCTGCTCAG TGGCATGCTAGCATCTTATATATTTTTCAAGAAGCTTATCAAAGATAAAACTATTCGAAATGTTCAGAACCCACTTATGTGGGTTGTGATCTACATTAAGCGGTACACCAGGTGA
- a CDS encoding hypothetical protein (NECATOR_CHRII.G6576.T1): MCKKAKSKSYALPDFPIHPKQRVTKPQYPFQRCGMDYMGPFNFKIDNLTRSKYWIMLISCLNTRAIFTEIVTSMSTAALLHVIWRFVATNGFPQWIICNNAKVFNTLKSHLFRKQPEDENVMDYCANSKISFHFIGSHSPWQGGFYERMVGTFKAAYRNAIKNNIFDIEMLKTLTAICSSIPLAYVSDEHSHHPLRPIDFLRPTALISMPRIELIEDFNPHTDLQGNLIEMWNSTNEILTLFWKRWRAEYLVSLRAVQKQSPPRTSRNRCTTKP; encoded by the coding sequence ATGTGCAAAAAGGCGAAATCGAAATCGTACGCACTACCTGATTTCCCTATTCATCCAAAACAAAGAGTAACGAAACCACAGTATCCGTTCCAGCGATGCGGTATGGATTACATGGGACCCTTCAACTTCAAAATTGATAACTTGACTAGATCCAAATACTGGATCATGCTGATATCCTGCTTGAATACTAGAGCTATTTTTACGGAGATAGTAACCAGCATGTCTACAGCAGCACTTCTCCATGTAATTTGGCGATTCGTCGCAACAAACGGGTTCCCACAATGGATAATCTGCAACAACGCCAAAGTCTTCAACACACTCAAGTCGCATTTGTTCAGGAAGCAACCAGAAGATGAAAACGTCATGGACTACTGCGCAAACAGCAAGATCTCCTTCCATTTCATCGGAAGCCATAGCCCTTGGCAAGGAGGCTTTTACGAAAGAATGGTGGGGACTTTCAAAGCAGCTTACCGGAACGCAATCAAAAACAACATCTTCGATATCGAAATGCTAAAAACCCTTACAGCCATTTGTAGCTCAATACCGCTCGCTTACGTGTCCGACGAGCACTCTCATCACCCGCTGAGGCCAATCGACTTTCTTCGACCAACAGCACTAATTTCTATGCCACGCATCGAGCTCATCGAAGATTTCAACCCACACACTGACCTTCAAGGAAACCTAATTGAAATGTGGAACTCTACAAACGAGATCCTCACCTTATTCTGGAAACGATGGAGAGCTGAGTATCTGGTCAGTTTGAGAGCAGTACAAAAGCAGTCACCACCACGCACGTCTCGAAATCGATGCACAACCAAGCCTTGA
- a CDS encoding hypothetical protein (NECATOR_CHRII.G6566.T1) → MDNKRGTTMKPQEGEVVLSCDSLQPRNTWKIGRTVELRTNAADTVREVLTELSNKTRLRRSMNRAVPLKKGHESAPDPEPTPPSSTSTPKPRYNLRKRKLIQNSE, encoded by the coding sequence ATGGACAACAAACGAGGAACAACTATGAAACCACAGGAAGGAGAAGTGGTCTTGTCGTGCGATTCATTACAACCTCGGAACACATGGAAAATTGGGCGCACTGTAGAATTACGGACTAATGCAGCGGATACAGTACGAGAAGTTCTCACTGAACTTTCTAACAAAACACGACTTAGACGTTCAATGAATAGAGCCGTACCGCTAAAAAAAGGCCATGAATCCGCACCAGATCCTGAACCTACACCACCTTCATCAACGTCTACTCCTAAACCGCGCTACAATTTGCGCAAGCGCAAACTCATCCAGAATAGTGAGTAG
- a CDS encoding hypothetical protein (NECATOR_CHRII.G6574.T2) gives MILIGATGKASHISTLDPAPAPLYPYSIASQQAQTSVQERHDQGSNSKDVSNLHAANTVNSRTTPTTNLLICTPITLFNPESLRRIHTTAFFDCGASITMIKKQIATDLNLNIEEEQPLSLQTFGNDEDQIHPSSRTNVGLVLENDDSTMLRVRTLSFLSQPMQMGLAKDHIRGDMPACSTTTQPGLVIGNDYFWELVLSNNFYVEKLPNGYDLVHTRLGNIKNEIIENASILINLLWR, from the coding sequence ATGATTCTAATAGGTGCTACTGGAAAAGCTTCCCACATCTCAACCCTGGATCCTGCTCCAGCTCCTCTTTATCCATATTCCATCGCCTCTCAACAAGCTCAAACTTCGGTCCAAGAACGTCATGACCAAGGTAGCAACTCCAAAGATGTCTCCAACCTCCACGCTGCGAATACCGTCAACTCTCGCACTACCCCGACAACAAATCTCCTCATATGTACTCCTATCACGCTCTTCAATCCTGAGTCATTAAGAAGGATACACACTACTGCATTTTTTGACTGCGGAGCCTCCATAACGATGATCAAAAAGCAAATCGCCACCGACTTAAATCTGAATATAGAAGAAGAACAACCTCTCTCACTGCAAACATTTGGCAACGATGAAGACCAAATTCATCCGTCATCGAGGACAAATGTCGGTCTCGTACTGGAAAACGATGATAGCACCATGCTAAGGGTTCGGACACTGTCATTTCTTTCCCAGCCAATGCAAATGGGATTAGCGAAAGACCACATACGTGGAGATATGCCAGCGTGCAGCACCACCACTCAACCAGGTTTAGTAATTGGCAATGATTACTTCTGGGAGCTTGTATTGTCAAATAACTTCTATGTTGAGAAACTTCCAAACGGATACGATCTCGTCCACACCAGACTCGGAAATATCAAAAACGAAATTATCGAAAACGCCTCCATACTCATCAATTTGCTATGGCGCTAA
- a CDS encoding hypothetical protein (NECATOR_CHRII.G6569.T1), protein MIPQWATSTRNTTCSLNTFTTARRLRVSKPPRDACLLKLLRRQHGAARATGNQELTSELARLWREAIKEDLKERRAEILAEAAEVGKSSRYARRDFASRKTRTTALRNPKGTIIASRREMEKITYDFYSTLTSTSFRQPLASSPSEGRRTCHSKGSSVRNTTCYLVDKKSYGTRSGQNKTRTPEEPSASIHQHPGEALYTLSVGIQGS, encoded by the coding sequence ATGATTCCGCAATGggcaacatcgacgaggaatacgacctgctcgttgaacaccttcacgactgcacgaaggctgagagtttcaaaaccaccaagagacgcctgtctcttgaaactcttaaGACGCCAGCATGGAGCAGCACGTGCcacagggaaccaagaactcacgtccgagctcgcaaggctttggagagaggcgataaaggaagaccttaaagagagaagagcagaaatactggctgaagctgcagaggtaGGGAAAAGCagccgctatgcccgtcgagacttcgccagtcgcaagacgaggacgACTGCTCtgcggaacccgaagggaacaatcattgcatcgagaagagaaatggagaaaatcacctacgacttctactctacTCTgacttctacttcttttcgacagccacttgcctcctcaccatctgagggaagacggacatgtcattccaaaggtTCTTCCGttcgaaatacgacatgctatcttgtcgataagaaatcgtacggcacccggtccggACAGAATAAGAcgagaacacctgaagaaccttccgccagtattcatcaacaccctggcgaggctctttacacatTATCTGTCGGAATACAAGGTTCCTag
- a CDS encoding hypothetical protein (NECATOR_CHRII.G6577.T2) codes for MTTRSKTNAIPNVTVSCVTLLVTLIGFASSEMAVVNSRCPTTSSVAKKIMYADQCMEKGIALARTQGDSKERKQCWFPIQCPLGHTRVTIPLPPNSGYFGSKCPRPKWTTTCFFYDGRYKESSQATSVHFNNRHHAPAP; via the coding sequence ATGACCACACGATCAAAAACGAACGCCATCCCCAACGTTACTGTGTCATGTGTGACCCTTCTAGTAACTTTGATCGGATTTGCTTCATCTGAAATGGCCGTCGTCAACAGCCGATGCCCTACCACCTCATCAGTAGCGAAGAAAATCATGTATGCAGATCAATGTATGGAAAAAGGAATCGCCTTGGCAAGAACCCAAGGAGATAGTAAGGAACGGAAACAATGTTGGTTTCCAATCCAGTGTCCATTGGGGCACACCAGAGTAACGATTCCTTTACCTCCGAACTCCGGATATTTTGGCAGCAAATGTCCTCGTCCAAAATGGACGACCACCTGTTTCTTCTACGATGGACGATATAAAGAATCTTCACAAGCCACGTCTGTTCATTTCAACAATCGTCACCATGCTCCAGCACCATGA
- a CDS encoding hypothetical protein (NECATOR_CHRII.G6570.T1): MTSATIAQSAYCPSSTSSFTRVILNRTKKVLEEGQPCEQAGFRKVFSAIDHIHTVPKLIEVSRVYKMLLCLTFIDLKKAFDSVETEALVEAFDNQGFSTQYIKVLRELNSNFTTEISLFYKNIIIDVKRGV; this comes from the coding sequence atgacatcggcaactatcgcccaatctgcttactgtccgtcatctacaagctcttttacaagagtgatccttaataggactAAAAAAGTCTTGgaggaaggacagccatgcgagcaagcagggtttcgaaaagtaTTCAGcgcgattgaccacattcacactgttcctaaactcatcgaggtatcacgagtgTACAAGATGCTGCtttgtctcaccttcatcgacttgaagaaggccttcgactcagttgagacggaagcgctCGTGGAAGCCTTTGACAACCAAGGGTTctctactcagtacataaaggtacttcgagagttgaacagcaacttcacgaccgaaATTTCGctattctacaagaatatcatcattgacgtgaagaggggggtctga
- a CDS encoding hypothetical protein (NECATOR_CHRII.G6567.T2), with protein sequence MPYESIKKAVEKKQQQLRAPTYASETWGLRNQEKNPISIIKRAIKRERKAQLDKDVEALKSDREKSADREKKLDPKLKVRINEKNCVLYETNDAPTLDEQDENEENAVGDLY encoded by the exons ATGCCATATGAGAGCATTAAGAAAGCTGTGGAGAAAAAGCAACAACAGCTCCGTGCTCcgacctacgcttcagaaacgtgggGGCTTCGCAACCAAGAGAAAAATCCGATTAGCATCATAAAACGCGCAATTAAAAGG GAAAGAAAGGCACAATTAGATAAAGACGTCGAAGCTTTGAAGTCTGATCGGGAAAAATCAGCCGATCGAGAGAAGAAGCTTGATCCAAAACTGAAA GTACGAATAAATGAGAAGAACTGTGTCCTATACGAAACGAATGACGCACCAACCCTCGACGAGCaggatgaaaatgaagaaaatgctgTGGGAGATCTCTATTAG
- a CDS encoding hypothetical protein (NECATOR_CHRII.G6572.T3): protein MDVSDLFIRIILAYSMYTNGLDILRTTKKEGEVDCLHGIRFLSMCWIILGHTYYYIGTSLTTDNLIPTLINFPRRFYTQVIVQAPLAVDSFFLLSGMLASYIFFKKLIKDKTIRNVQNPLISCIIVLLSMITPTYAVIMLFDVTLFTYVSSGPFWRPIEKNGCRLSWWTNFLYMNNFLLQDKECCMGWTWYLANDVQLHYIVAPILFIAFAKNFRWGLLLASVMMICSSTIKLWIIFQKDFPPAPILTAKLQIVKKLDEYWNDVYVRPYVRCGPFIVGVVVGYLLNKLTCDRKDNHVKIPKKWVALGWSVSTILGLYSVFGLYNYAQTGDISEWWKGLYVVAGRHAYAVTLGWIAFACSTGNGGPVATFLSWKFFMPLSKITFCAYLLHPIMLQIYNFSRPQPFHFTTFFQMLQHTSEAIFVSYLVAFFFALAFEKPFTVFDEMLIPVKSRTSAMPKSIELRTSNGEAEPLKA, encoded by the exons ATGGATGTTTCAGATCTATTCATACGTATAATACTTGCCTACTCAATGTATACAAACGGATTGGATATATTGCGAACaactaaaaaagaa GGCGAAGTAGACTGCCTTCATGGGATTAGATTTCTGAGCATGTGCTGGATTATTCTTGGTCACACTTATTATTACATTGGAACAAGCCTAACCACCG ATAACCTTATTCCAACTTTGATCAATTTTCCAAGACGTTTTTACACACAAGTAATTGTGCAAGCTCCTCTTGCAGTAGACTCCTTCTTCCTGCTCAG TGGCATGCTAGCATCTTATATATTTTTCAAGAAGCTTATCAAAGATAAAACTATTCGAAATGTTCAGAACCCACTTAT TTCTTGTATTATTGTTCTTCTTTCCATGATAACTCCAACGTACGCTGTGATAATGTTATTCGACGTCACTCTGTTCACCTACGTGTCTTCTGGACCATTTTGGAGACCTATTGAAAAGAATGGATGCCGACTTAGTTGGTGGACGAACTTCCTGTACATGAACAACTTTCTTCTTCAGGACAAAGAATGT tGCATGGGATGGACGTGGTACCTAGCCAATGATGTCCAACTCCATTACATCGTTGCACCCATTCTTTTTATAGCATTTGCGAA GAACTTTCGCTGGGGACTATTATTAGCCTCTGTGATGATGATATGTTCGTCAACAATCAAGCTGTGGATAATATTCCAGAAGGACTTTCCACCGGCGCCAATTCTCACGGCGAAACTACAGAT AGTCAAAAAATTAGATGAATACTGGAACGATGTTTACGTGAGACCGTATGTGCGATGTGGCCCGTTTATAGTAGGAGTGGTGGTCGGGTATCTTCTCAATAAGCTGACATGTGATCGAAAAGACAACCACGTTAAGATCCCAAAG AAGTGGGTAGCGCTTGGTTGGTCCGTTTCCACAATTCTTGGACTTTACTCAGTGTTCGGTCTGTACAATTATGCGCAAACTGGAGATATCTCCGAGTGGTGGAAAGGACTGTATGTTGTTGCTGGAAGACATGCATATGCTGTAACATTGGGCTGGATCGCGTTTGCTTGCTCTACTGGAAATGGAG GTCCGGTCGCTACTTTTCTcagttggaaatttttcatgcCTTTGTCGAAAATCACTTTCTGTGCATACCTTCTCCATCCAATCATGCTACAGATTTACAACTTCAGCAGACCGCAACCTTTCCATTTTACGACTTTTTTCCAGATG CTTCAACACACTTCTGAAGCGATTTTCGTGTCGTACCTGGTGgcgtttttctttgcattggCATTTGAAAAACCGTTCACAGTGTTCGATGAGATGCTGATTCCCGTGAAGTCTCGAACGTCTGCAATGCCAAAATCTATTGAGCTCAGAACATCAAACGGAGAAGCAGAACCATTGAAAGCTTAA
- a CDS encoding hypothetical protein (NECATOR_CHRII.G6571.T1), with the protein MGVKVDGWQLHHLRFADDIVLITPSISPAERMLTEFEEKSGCIGLQPNLQKTMFMRNEWVSDALFPLNGTYPNAPATFIWVEIEHDERPNPRAGQEETSGLRSIQEHRVCIEEDQEHPAPCSPLQHHRTSCFDLCFGNLGISQAGRKRGERSNSNQRTRN; encoded by the coding sequence atgggagtgaaggttgatggctggcagctacaccatttacgctttgctgatgacatcgtactgataacacctagcattaGCCCAGCGGAACGAATGTTGAccgaattcgaagaaaaaagtggatgcatcggtcttcagccgAATCTCCagaagacgatgttcatgcgcaacgaatgggtctcggatgccttATTTCCGCTCAAcggaacatatccgaatgcaccagctacgtttatctgggtcgaaattgaacatgatgaacgacctaacccccgagctgggcaggaggagacgagcggcttgaggagcatacaagagcatcgagtatgtattgaagaagaccaggaacacccggctccgtgctcacctcttcaacaccaccgtacttcctgctttgacctatgcttcggaaacctgggcatttcgcaagcaggaagaaaacgcggtgagcggtCGAATTCGAATCAgcgaacgcgcaattga
- a CDS encoding hypothetical protein (NECATOR_CHRII.G6568.T1) has product MTICTYNARTLASETTIEDLLMQAKKIKYDVIALTETRRRHPLNAVYETGEELFLGTCDSRGVGGVGMLVNTSMAKNIDSFEQLTT; this is encoded by the coding sequence atgacgatctgtacttataacgcacgtacgcttgcatcggaaacGACCATCGAAGATTTgctgatgcaagccaagaagattaagtacgacgtcatcgcactgaccgagacgagacgacgtcaccctctcaacgccgtatatgaaactggagaagaactgttcttgggaacatgcgacagtagaggtgttggtggagttggcatgctcgtcaacacgagtatggcaaagaacatagactctttcgaacaacttacgacctgA
- a CDS encoding hypothetical protein (NECATOR_CHRII.G6572.T1) — protein sequence MITPTYAVIMLFDVTLFTYVSSGPFWRPIEKNGCRLSWWTNFLYMNNFLLQDKECCMGWTWYLANDVQLHYIVAPILFIAFAKNFRWGLLLASVMMICSSTIKLWIIFQKDFPPAPILTAKLQIVKKLDEYWNDVYVRPYVRCGPFIVGVVVGYLLNKLTCDRKDNHVKIPKKWVALGWSVSTILGLYSVFGLYNYAQTGDISEWWKGLYVVAGRHAYAVTLGWIAFACSTGNGGPVATFLSWKFFMPLSKITFCAYLLHPIMLQIYNFSRPQPFHFTTFFQMLQHTSEAIFVSYLVAFFFALAFEKPFTVFDEMLIPVKSRTSAMPKSIELRTSNGEAEPLKA from the exons ATGATAACTCCAACGTACGCTGTGATAATGTTATTCGACGTCACTCTGTTCACCTACGTGTCTTCTGGACCATTTTGGAGACCTATTGAAAAGAATGGATGCCGACTTAGTTGGTGGACGAACTTCCTGTACATGAACAACTTTCTTCTTCAGGACAAAGAATGT tGCATGGGATGGACGTGGTACCTAGCCAATGATGTCCAACTCCATTACATCGTTGCACCCATTCTTTTTATAGCATTTGCGAA GAACTTTCGCTGGGGACTATTATTAGCCTCTGTGATGATGATATGTTCGTCAACAATCAAGCTGTGGATAATATTCCAGAAGGACTTTCCACCGGCGCCAATTCTCACGGCGAAACTACAGAT AGTCAAAAAATTAGATGAATACTGGAACGATGTTTACGTGAGACCGTATGTGCGATGTGGCCCGTTTATAGTAGGAGTGGTGGTCGGGTATCTTCTCAATAAGCTGACATGTGATCGAAAAGACAACCACGTTAAGATCCCAAAG AAGTGGGTAGCGCTTGGTTGGTCCGTTTCCACAATTCTTGGACTTTACTCAGTGTTCGGTCTGTACAATTATGCGCAAACTGGAGATATCTCCGAGTGGTGGAAAGGACTGTATGTTGTTGCTGGAAGACATGCATATGCTGTAACATTGGGCTGGATCGCGTTTGCTTGCTCTACTGGAAATGGAG GTCCGGTCGCTACTTTTCTcagttggaaatttttcatgcCTTTGTCGAAAATCACTTTCTGTGCATACCTTCTCCATCCAATCATGCTACAGATTTACAACTTCAGCAGACCGCAACCTTTCCATTTTACGACTTTTTTCCAGATG CTTCAACACACTTCTGAAGCGATTTTCGTGTCGTACCTGGTGgcgtttttctttgcattggCATTTGAAAAACCGTTCACAGTGTTCGATGAGATGCTGATTCCCGTGAAGTCTCGAACGTCTGCAATGCCAAAATCTATTGAGCTCAGAACATCAAACGGAGAAGCAGAACCATTGAAAGCTTAA
- a CDS encoding hypothetical protein (NECATOR_CHRII.G6574.T1), translating to MTQQLSSLSHRSRLHTKSQQILPPSNRSYMILIGATGKASHISTLDPAPAPLYPYSIASQQAQTSVQERHDQGSNSKDVSNLHAANTVNSRTTPTTNLLICTPITLFNPESLRRIHTTAFFDCGASITMIKKQIATDLNLNIEEEQPLSLQTFGNDEDQIHPSSRTNVGLVLENDDSTMLRVRTLSFLSQPMQMGLAKDHIRGDMPACSTTTQPGLVIGNDYFWELVLSNNFYVEKLPNGYDLVHTRLGNIKNEIIENASILINLLWR from the coding sequence ATGACTCAACAGCTTTCCTCACTGTCTCATCGAAGCCGACTTCATACCAAATCACAGCAGATACTTCCGCCTTCCAACCGCTCCTACATGATTCTAATAGGTGCTACTGGAAAAGCTTCCCACATCTCAACCCTGGATCCTGCTCCAGCTCCTCTTTATCCATATTCCATCGCCTCTCAACAAGCTCAAACTTCGGTCCAAGAACGTCATGACCAAGGTAGCAACTCCAAAGATGTCTCCAACCTCCACGCTGCGAATACCGTCAACTCTCGCACTACCCCGACAACAAATCTCCTCATATGTACTCCTATCACGCTCTTCAATCCTGAGTCATTAAGAAGGATACACACTACTGCATTTTTTGACTGCGGAGCCTCCATAACGATGATCAAAAAGCAAATCGCCACCGACTTAAATCTGAATATAGAAGAAGAACAACCTCTCTCACTGCAAACATTTGGCAACGATGAAGACCAAATTCATCCGTCATCGAGGACAAATGTCGGTCTCGTACTGGAAAACGATGATAGCACCATGCTAAGGGTTCGGACACTGTCATTTCTTTCCCAGCCAATGCAAATGGGATTAGCGAAAGACCACATACGTGGAGATATGCCAGCGTGCAGCACCACCACTCAACCAGGTTTAGTAATTGGCAATGATTACTTCTGGGAGCTTGTATTGTCAAATAACTTCTATGTTGAGAAACTTCCAAACGGATACGATCTCGTCCACACCAGACTCGGAAATATCAAAAACGAAATTATCGAAAACGCCTCCATACTCATCAATTTGCTATGGCGCTAA
- a CDS encoding hypothetical protein (NECATOR_CHRII.G6573.T1) → MSAINRQQIGIVKRQIRKTLGELQREDFKLTQLQTLTDNELLNVYESHTSAHGSLFRVYFRINRWWTNWQKLMESHPEEEGILHTNISKYGDFRELINDAVFTLQKLDNERPQIETELQRRQLQFEPYTESDADSLQSSEPSSTFPIPQPTAVSSVQVHPPIQHVEPSNLSFVDASILSKLDLPVFEGNLLDFPEFWQRFSTVVGDKPQLDDATKFSLLKSTLRGCALQTIKGLSVTSANYSVAVEILKNHFDDHVTTRNILYTRTSLSSTL, encoded by the coding sequence ATGTCTGCCATTAATCGCCAACAAATAGGCATAGTCAAGCGGCAAATACGCAAGACGCTTGGTGAATTACAACGCGAAGACTTCAAACTAACGCAGCTCCAGACCCTAACTGATAACGAGCTCCTGAACGTATACGAAAGCCACACCTCGGCCCACGGTTCACTGTTTCGAGTATACTTCCGCATAAACCGCTGGTGGACTAATTGGCAGAAACTAATGGAATCCCATCCAGAAGAAGAAGGCATTCTACACACCAATATTTCCAAGTATGGCGATTTCCGTGAACTTATCAATGATGCTGTTTTTACATTGCAGAAATTAGACAACGAACGCCCACAAATCGAGACAGAACTGCAAAGACGACAGTTACAATTCGAACCCTATACGGAATCAGACGCCGATTCCCTGCAGTCCTCCGAACCGTCATCGACATTCCCCATCCCACAGCCCACTGCTGTTTCATCCGTTCAAGTACATCCTCCTATCCAGCACGTGGAACCTTCCAATTTATCTTTTGTGGATGCGTCAATCCTCAGCAAACTCGATCTACCAGTGTTTGAAGGTAACCTGTTGGACTTTCCCGAATTTTGGCAACGATTTTCTACTGTTGTTGGCGACAAGCCTCAATTAGATGATGCCACGAAATTCTCGCTTTTGAAGTCTACCTTACGCGGATGCGCCTTACAAACGATTAAAGGACTCTCTGTTACCTCTGCGAATTATTCAGTAGCCGTCGAAATTCTCAAGAATCATTTCGACGATCACGTCACAACGAGGAATATTCTTTACACTCGCACTAGCCTCTCTTCCACTTTGTGA
- a CDS encoding hypothetical protein (NECATOR_CHRII.G6568.T2) yields MSTPGERKFSQKLMGLEGCNLPMGFKFFFACNRNRKESPDSGGKPGTVVPGRTGLQKSYRLPKRKRIRMTICTYNARTLASETTIEDLLMQAKKIKYDVIALTETRRRHPLNAVYETGEELFLGTCDSRGVGGVGMLVNTSMAKNIDSFEQLTT; encoded by the coding sequence atgtccactccgggagaacggaagttctcccaaaaactcatgggactggAGGGTTGCAActtgcccatgggttttaaatttttttttgcatgtaaCCGTAATaggaaagagtctcctgattccggaggaaagcctggtacggtagtaCCAGGAAGGACGGGGCTGCAgaagtcatataggctaccgaaacggaaaaggattaggatgacgatctgtacttataacgcacgtacgcttgcatcggaaacGACCATCGAAGATTTgctgatgcaagccaagaagattaagtacgacgtcatcgcactgaccgagacgagacgacgtcaccctctcaacgccgtatatgaaactggagaagaactgttcttgggaacatgcgacagtagaggtgttggtggagttggcatgctcgtcaacacgagtatggcaaagaacatagactctttcgaacaacttacgacctgA